The following is a genomic window from Funiculus sociatus GB2-C1.
TATTGATAGACAATTCCCTCTTCACATATGCAATGCCTCTGTGCGGTCACACCAGAACTCACAAACATGGAAAAACCAGCAAAGGTAGTCAACGATACTTGTGTCCTGCTTGTAGACAAACTTTTACTGACAGCTTTGACACCTTGTA
Proteins encoded in this region:
- a CDS encoding IS1 family transposase, giving the protein MPLCGHTRTHKHGKTSKGSQRYLCPACRQTFTDSFDTL